A stretch of Lactuca sativa cultivar Salinas chromosome 6, Lsat_Salinas_v11, whole genome shotgun sequence DNA encodes these proteins:
- the LOC111901957 gene encoding ras-related protein RABC1, with amino-acid sequence MDPSSSADFDYLFKLLLIGDSGVGKSSLLLSFTSANAIEDLSPTIGVDFKVKFVTINGKKLKLAIWDTAGQERFRTLTSSYYRGAQGVIMVYDVTRRETFTNLSDIWAKEIDMHSTNQDCIKMLVGNKVDKESDRVVTKKEGIEFAREYGCLFIECSAKTRVNVELCFEELVLKIMDTPSLMAEGSATMKKNIFRQKPPVSDASTSGCC; translated from the exons ATGGATCCGTCTTCGAGTGcggattttgattatttgttcAAGCTGTTGTTAATTGGGGATTCAGGAGTTGGTAAAAGTTCTCTTCTGTTGAGTTTCACTTCCGCAAATGCAATTGAAGATCTTTCTCCTACCATTG GGGTTGATTTTAAGGTAaagtttgtcaccataaatgggAAGAAGTTAAAGCTTGCTATATGGGATACTG CTGGACAGGAAAGATTCAGAACTTTAACTAGTTCATATTACAGAGGAGCTCAAGGAGTTATAATGG TTTATGATGTAACACGTCGAGAAACATTTACAAATTTATCGGATATATGGGCCAAAGAAATTGATATGCACTCAACAAATCAAGATTGCATCAAGATGCTTGTTGGCAATAAAGTTGATAAG GAAAGTGATAGGGTTGTCACAAAAAAAGAGGGAATCGAGTTTGCAAGGGAATACGGATGCCTTTTTATAGAGTGTAGTGCAAAAACTCGGGTGAATGTGGAGCTGTGTTTTGAGGAGCTTGTTTTAAAG ATTATGGATACACCAAGTCTGATGGCTGAGGGATCAGCTACTATGAAGAAAAACATATTCAGACAGAAGCCTCCTGTTTCAGATGCATCAACCAGTGGTTGTTGCTGA
- the LOC111901978 gene encoding uncharacterized protein LOC111901978, producing MDRDQAEMQSVGFFGLFKESVKTIFSWKRIFAQITVTFILPLSFIFLAHIIIADVLNLRIERYENRDNQYYYHRRVSSEWIGYWVFKFVYLTFLFLFSLLSTAAIVYTIATVYTGGDVTFKKVMKIVPRVWKRLALTFLWTYFGFFIYNVVSGVVLLIWATTISETTFGSILFWVLFSVYAIGFIYITAIWQLASVVTVLESSYGLKAMMKGNSLIKGKRWLSWFVFFVLYCIFAGILILFYVFVWNFTFLTLIVGVVCLFLLMNMFLLGYVAQTMLYLICKSYHREPIDKVGLSTQLGGYLSQVEPVFKANKDVELGQPPRQPQFFSSIVKWFHKPNDSSNVATFNCHLKGSYKGKLLVAITKDANNNILHVAYAIVMKSHHTFGVGSFTKLDILLLKIDNYV from the exons ATGGATAGAGATCAAGCAGAGATGCAAAGTGTAGGTTTCTTTGGCCTCTTCAAAGAATCTGTAAAAACCATCTTCTCATGGAAGAGAATCTTCGCTCAGATCACCGTTACTTTCATCCTACCACTCTCTTTCATTTTCCTGGCTCATATCATCATTGCTGACGTACTTAATCTGCGTATTGAGCGATATGAAAATAGGGACAACCAGTACTACTATCATCGTAGGGTATCATCTGAATGGATCGGCTATTGGGTTTTCAAGTTTGTCTATTTGACCTTCCTCTTCCTCTTTTCTCTCCTCTCAACTGCTGCAATCGTTTACACCATAGCCACCGTGTATACCGGAGGTGATGTGACATTCAAGAAAGTCATGAAAATTGTCCCTAGGGTTTGGAAGAGACTTGCTTTAACTTTCTTATGGACTTACTTCGGTTTTTTTATCTACAACGTTGTGTCGGGAGTAGTACTTCTCATCTGGGCAACCACTATTTCGGAAACCACGTTTGGTTCGATCCTGTTTTGGGTGTTGTTTTCTGTATACGCCATCGGGTTTATTTATATTACAGCGATATGGCAGCTTGCTAGTGTGGTTACTGTTTTAGAAAGCTCGTATGGATTGAAAGCAATGATGAAAGGCAATAGTCTTATTAAAGGGAAGAGGTGGTTATCATGGTTTGTGTTCTTCGTGTTATATTGCATCTTTGCAGGGATCTTGATCTTGTTCTACGTGTTTGTATGGAACTTCACGTTTTTAACGCTAATCGTGGGTGTAGTGTGCCTGTTTTTACTTATGAACATGTTTCTTCTTGGCTATGTCGCCCAAACGATGCTTTATCTTATTTGCAAGTCGTATCATCGTGAACCCATCGATAAGGTAGGATTGTCGACTCAACTTGGAGGTTATCTAAGCCAGGTTGAGCCTGTGTTCAAGGCCAACAAGGATGTTGAGCTAGGGCAGCCTCCTCGTCAACCTCAA TTTTTTTCATCCATTGTGAAGTGGTTTCATAAACCAAATGACTCGTCAAATGTTGCAACATTCAA TTGTCATTTGAAGGGTTCATATAAGGGGAAATTGCTTGTTGCTATCACAAAAGATGCTAACAATAATATATTACATGTTGCATAtgctattgtcatgaaaagtcatCACACATTTGGTGTTGGTTCTTTTACCAAATTAGACATTTTGTTGCTCAAGATAGACAATTATGTGTAA